In one window of Nerophis ophidion isolate RoL-2023_Sa linkage group LG05, RoL_Noph_v1.0, whole genome shotgun sequence DNA:
- the tmco6 gene encoding transmembrane and coiled-coil domain-containing protein 6 isoform X2 — MDTSSEEKDIVALFNQLQHSGPEKEAVLKTLSLFLRDSLTQLTFIKQENSIHMLVGFLTGTNTRCRLHSVRCLHELSHSSHPSVASACLPATPYLLTYLSGQSTRFTELCLYTLGNLCPDSDLVRDKLLAQGIIPALANCMENQKHNSVVVEAVGFTLSQLLQTKEAASKVIPCVLASSLPTQLLAVLTPDHHFSLGPAIECAWCLHYLTCSCEENKELLACGALLQCSTLIVSLGGAAAQGNKEDGLELLICPLLRCMANLLSSCTADQPSACLTDVKLAAALCALLQAYVRTRPALARETAWVLNNLTAQSSFFCSALLTLNLVPGLLQLLPFSQGINTMILRVLANVAHSKKEFCVQLAHAGLPSSLLATLKMADREALSLSMDVLYMLLASSPQVVEDFVRQGGISLLESFQYHSEEDLRRRAAYLLERHLLSSSSHGDITPS, encoded by the exons ATGGACACTTCCTCTGAGGAAAAG GATATTGTCGCTTTGTTCAACCAACTTCAACACAGTGGTCCTGAGAAGGAAGCCGTCCTCAAAACCTTGAGCCTATTTCTCCGTGACTCGTTGACTCAACTCACCTTCATCAA GCAAGAAAACAGTATCCACATGCTTGTTGGCTTCCTCACCGGCACCAACACTCGATGCCGCCTGCACTCTGTCCGCTGTCTCCACGAGCTGTCTCACTCCTCTCACCCTAGTGTGGCGTCGGCCTGTCTGCCCGCCACCCCTTACCTCCTCACCTATCTGTCTGGACAAAGCACCAGGTTCACC GAGCTTTGTCTCTACACGCTCGGCAACTTGTGCCCGGACAGCGACCTCGTGAGGGACAAACTTCTGGCTCAGGGAATCATACCAGCGCTTGCCAACTGTATGGAG AACCAGAAGCATAATTCGGTGGTAGTGGAAGCTGTGGGCTTCACTCTTTCTCAGCTTCTCCAAACCAAAGAAGCAGCAAGCAAAGTAATTCC GTGTGTTCTGGCCTCCAGTTTACCTACACAACTCTTAGCAGTTCTGACACCCGACCATCATTTTTCATTGGGCCCCGCCATCGAGTGTGCATGGTGCTTACACTACCTTACATGCAG TTGTGAGGAAAACAAAGAACTGTTGGCTTGTGGAGCACTGTTGCAGTGCAGTACCTTGATCGTGTCGCTTGGCGGTGCTGCTGCTCAAGGAAACAAAGAGGATGGGCTCGAACTG CTGATTTGTCCTCTACTGAGGTGCATGGCCAACTTGCTGTCCTCCTGCACGGCAGACCAGCCAAGCGCCTGCCTGACGGACGTGAAGCTGGCGGCCGCTCTGTGCGCGCTGCTTCAGGCTTACGTGCGGACTCGACCCGCCTTGGCCAGGGAGACCGCATGGGTCCTCAACAACCTCACAG CTCAGTCCAGCTTTTTCTGCTCGGCCCTGCTGACTCTCAACTTGGTCCCGGGACTTCTCCAACTTCTGCCGTTCTCTCAGGGCATCAACACAATG ATCCTGAGAGTTCTAGCAAATGTGGCCCACAGCAAAAAGGAGTTCTGCGTGCAGCTGGCACACGCGGGGCTGCCGTCTTCTCTCTTGGCCACGCTCAAAATGGCCGATCGTGAGGCGCTGAGCCTGAGTATGGACGTCCTTTACATGCTGCTAGCTAGTAGTCCTCAA GTGGTAGAGGACTTTGTCAGGCAGGGCGGCATTTCGCTTCTAGAAAGTTTTCAATACCACAGCGAAGAAGACTTGAGGAGAAGGGCCGCGTACCTCCTGGAGCGCCACCTGTTGTCTTCTTCTTCACACGGG GACATCACGCCTTCTTGA
- the LOC133552628 gene encoding claspin-like isoform X2 encodes MSVNACKDLIPLIYRHLKEHGFQSAATELLRQNTQCYVEGDSTLSASLQEIYSSWLKHSKNRHSRSNGGASTAVSAKVASKKENKSAKKSQKQKPVAPKRSKKDGKVSENAPPAKRLKKQQTAVTACQDDSDSDSSLDVEKWKKMLLQMTEVDAAKIDAINSLDSSAPKKRVRKSRAKPKTDMPAKKKIEEKAVTKKQSKSSLQKNTLSMTQNLISTEGATAAASSIKDKPVVDVASCDKKILVDKVGKRKEMKTNKKRKEPDNRLNILEPILKDKKTKKKKKKKKVGDSKEDSEIKFKQKKAQKKNKKLDGLKIGERENPDETDVDKEASRNAELAPIVDSSSADVRENKSKKNKSHVEANSEQTDDQTEKKKDQSSPDEDPVAETGKENGSTEERGEPDPEIKKKKKKEAIGDGEGTPQLSVKKKKSQKNKRTDEERTCEQETPEQTDNDKETALSVDSSSADVRGNKSKKNKSHVEANSEQTDDQTEKKKDQSSPDEDPVAETGKENGSTEERREPNPEIKKKKKKEAIGDGEGTPQLSVKKKKSQKNKRTDEERTREQETPERTDNDKEVALSVDNSSADVRGNKSQEKKKSKSHRVEKNTPQTDDQTQRRKDTCSDEDPSARNEKAIGISEETAEPNTEELTVEVKKSHKKRRKTDDARISAQENPERTDDDKEASRGEEMAPTVDSPSADVRGNKSKKRKKKSHHVEENPQQTENQTEKKKDKSFPDEDPVDENENENKSREETGEPNTEVKKKKKKLWFIDTQPLLTLDTLQHPSV; translated from the exons GCACTCAAAGAACAGACACTCCAGGTCTAATGGAGGTGCATCAACTGCAGTTTCAGCTAAAG TTGCTTCCAAGAAGGAGAACAAATCTGCAAAGAAATCGCAAAAACAGAAA CCCGTTGCACCAAAAAGGAGCAAAAAAGATGGAAAGGTGTCAGAAAATGCCCCACCAGCGAAGAGGCTAAAGAAGCAACAAACGGCGGTGACTGCTTGTCAAGATGATTCTGACTCTGACAGTAGTTTGGACGTAGAGAAATGGAAGAAAATGCTTCTACAGATGacag AGGTTGATGCAGCCAAGATAGATGCCATCAACTCTTTGGACTCTTCTGCACCGAAAAAGAGAGTTAGGAAATCCCGGGCTAAGCCGAAAACTGACATGCCTGCTAAAAAGAAGATCGAGGAGAAAGCAGTGACAAAGAAACAATCTAAGTCTAGTCTACAAAAGAACACCTTGAGCATGACACAAAATCTGATATCAACAGAAGGTGCGACAGCTGCGGCTTCATCTATCAAGGATAAACCTGTGGTGGACGTAGCAAGCTGTGATAAAAAGATATTGGTAGACAAAGTGGGGAAGAGAAAAGAAATGAAGACTAACAAAAAGAGAAAGGAGCCTGATAACAGACTCAATATTTTAGAGCCCattttaaaagacaaaaaaaccaagaagaagaagaagaaaaagaaggtagGTGATAGCAAGGAAGATTCTGAGATTAAATTCAAGCAGAAGAAAGCCCAGAAGAAGAATAAGAAACTTGACGGTTTGAAAATCGGTGAGCGGGAAAATCCAGATGAGACTGACGTTGACAAGGAGGCAAGCAGGAACGCGGAGCTGGCTCCGATTGTGGACAGTTCAAGTGCCGATGTGAGGGAAAACAAATCAAAGAAGAATAAGAGTCATGTGGAGGCAAATTCTGAGCAGACTGATGACCAAACAGAGAAGAAAAAAGACCAATCTTCTCCTGATGAGGATCCAGTGGCTGAGACTGGAAAAGAGAACGGAAGCACTGAAGAAAGAGGAGAGCCCGACCCAGAAatcaagaagaaaaagaaaaaggaggCAATAGGTGATGGTGAGGGGACTCCTCAGCTTTCAGTCAAGAAGAAGAAATCCCAAAAGAACAAAAGGACGGACGAGGAAAGAACCTGTGAGCAGGAAACTCCAGAGCAGACTGACAACGACAAGGAGACGGCTTTAAGTGTGGACAGTTCAAGTGCTGATGTGAGGGGAAATAAATCAAAGAAGAATAAGAGTCATGTGGAGGCAAATTCTGAGCAGACTGATGACCAAACAGAGAAGAAAAAAGACCAATCTTCTCCTGATGAGGATCCAGTGGCTGAGACTGGAAAAGAGAACGGAAGCACTGAAGAAAGACGAGAGCCCAACCCAGAAatcaagaagaaaaagaaaaaggaggCAATAGGTGATGGTGAGGGTACTCCTCAGCTTTCAGTCAAGAAGAAGAAATCCCAAAAGAACAAAAGGACGGACGAGGAAAGAACCCGTGAGCAGGAAACTCCAGAGCGGACCGACAACGACAAGGAGGTGGCTTTAAGTGTGGACAATTCAAGTGCTGATGTGAGGGGAAATAAATCAcaggagaagaagaagagcaaGAGTCATCGAGTGGAAAAAAATACTCCGCAGACAGATGACCAAACACAGAGGAGAAAAGACACATGTTCTGATGAGGATCCATCGGCTAGAAATGAAAAAGCGATTGGAATCAGTGaagaaacagcagaacccaaCACAGAAGAGCTCACAGTTGAAGTGAAAAAATCCCACAAGAAGAGAAGGAAAACGGACGATGCGAGAATCTCAGCGCAGGAAAATCCAGAACGGACTGACGACGACAAGGAGGCAAGCAGGGGCGAGGAGATGGCTCCGACTGTGGACAGTCCAAGTGCTGATGTGAGGGGAAATAAAtccaagaagaggaagaagaagagtcATCATGTGGAGGAAAATCCTCAGCAGACAGAGAACCAAACGGAGAAGAAAAAAGACAAATCTTTTCCTGATGAGGATCCAGTGGATGAAAATGAAAACGAGAACAAAAGCAGAGAAGAAACAGGAGAGCCAAACACAGAagtcaagaagaagaagaaaaaactcTGGTTTATTGATACACAGCCTCTGCTGACCCTGGACACACTACAACATCCGTCTGTGTGA
- the tmco6 gene encoding transmembrane and coiled-coil domain-containing protein 6 isoform X1 has product MWRLSRVCHKTRRAGYSLEDFRLKRREHEKALRQARRDKQLVSKRLLLNDEEVQQEATMDTSSEEKDIVALFNQLQHSGPEKEAVLKTLSLFLRDSLTQLTFIKQENSIHMLVGFLTGTNTRCRLHSVRCLHELSHSSHPSVASACLPATPYLLTYLSGQSTRFTELCLYTLGNLCPDSDLVRDKLLAQGIIPALANCMENQKHNSVVVEAVGFTLSQLLQTKEAASKVIPCVLASSLPTQLLAVLTPDHHFSLGPAIECAWCLHYLTCSCEENKELLACGALLQCSTLIVSLGGAAAQGNKEDGLELLICPLLRCMANLLSSCTADQPSACLTDVKLAAALCALLQAYVRTRPALARETAWVLNNLTAQSSFFCSALLTLNLVPGLLQLLPFSQGINTMILRVLANVAHSKKEFCVQLAHAGLPSSLLATLKMADREALSLSMDVLYMLLASSPQVVEDFVRQGGISLLESFQYHSEEDLRRRAAYLLERHLLSSSSHGDITPS; this is encoded by the exons ATGTGGAGGTTAAGTAGAGTCTGCCATAAAACTCGTCGAGCTGGCTACAGCTTGGAGGACTTCAGGTTAAAGAGACGAGAACACGAAAAAG CTCTTCGTCAGGCTCGCAGAGACAAACAACTGGTGAGCAAGAGACTCCTGCTGAATGATGAAGAGGTGCAGCAAGAAGCCACCATGGACACTTCCTCTGAGGAAAAG GATATTGTCGCTTTGTTCAACCAACTTCAACACAGTGGTCCTGAGAAGGAAGCCGTCCTCAAAACCTTGAGCCTATTTCTCCGTGACTCGTTGACTCAACTCACCTTCATCAA GCAAGAAAACAGTATCCACATGCTTGTTGGCTTCCTCACCGGCACCAACACTCGATGCCGCCTGCACTCTGTCCGCTGTCTCCACGAGCTGTCTCACTCCTCTCACCCTAGTGTGGCGTCGGCCTGTCTGCCCGCCACCCCTTACCTCCTCACCTATCTGTCTGGACAAAGCACCAGGTTCACC GAGCTTTGTCTCTACACGCTCGGCAACTTGTGCCCGGACAGCGACCTCGTGAGGGACAAACTTCTGGCTCAGGGAATCATACCAGCGCTTGCCAACTGTATGGAG AACCAGAAGCATAATTCGGTGGTAGTGGAAGCTGTGGGCTTCACTCTTTCTCAGCTTCTCCAAACCAAAGAAGCAGCAAGCAAAGTAATTCC GTGTGTTCTGGCCTCCAGTTTACCTACACAACTCTTAGCAGTTCTGACACCCGACCATCATTTTTCATTGGGCCCCGCCATCGAGTGTGCATGGTGCTTACACTACCTTACATGCAG TTGTGAGGAAAACAAAGAACTGTTGGCTTGTGGAGCACTGTTGCAGTGCAGTACCTTGATCGTGTCGCTTGGCGGTGCTGCTGCTCAAGGAAACAAAGAGGATGGGCTCGAACTG CTGATTTGTCCTCTACTGAGGTGCATGGCCAACTTGCTGTCCTCCTGCACGGCAGACCAGCCAAGCGCCTGCCTGACGGACGTGAAGCTGGCGGCCGCTCTGTGCGCGCTGCTTCAGGCTTACGTGCGGACTCGACCCGCCTTGGCCAGGGAGACCGCATGGGTCCTCAACAACCTCACAG CTCAGTCCAGCTTTTTCTGCTCGGCCCTGCTGACTCTCAACTTGGTCCCGGGACTTCTCCAACTTCTGCCGTTCTCTCAGGGCATCAACACAATG ATCCTGAGAGTTCTAGCAAATGTGGCCCACAGCAAAAAGGAGTTCTGCGTGCAGCTGGCACACGCGGGGCTGCCGTCTTCTCTCTTGGCCACGCTCAAAATGGCCGATCGTGAGGCGCTGAGCCTGAGTATGGACGTCCTTTACATGCTGCTAGCTAGTAGTCCTCAA GTGGTAGAGGACTTTGTCAGGCAGGGCGGCATTTCGCTTCTAGAAAGTTTTCAATACCACAGCGAAGAAGACTTGAGGAGAAGGGCCGCGTACCTCCTGGAGCGCCACCTGTTGTCTTCTTCTTCACACGGG GACATCACGCCTTCTTGA